In the Leptolyngbya sp. FACHB-261 genome, one interval contains:
- a CDS encoding polysaccharide lyase, whose translation MMLKRRKLLVYFSAGTLLSVMPALRANSGTPSRGSSSLWSDSFANKEWMDKWHLREHGDWGLSNARRISDPSGRFSKILRVSYPANSASPTVTRASGAPVGGAQFYADLGLPPRDSLYLRYYVKFASNFSFVKGGKLPGLFGGRVNNGRKIPDGTNGFSTRFMWRRQGDGEVYAYLPTSEERGSSLGRGNWRFQPNRWYRLEQAVVLNKPNVKDGVIRVWVDGKLVLSENDLLFRTTSDLKIEGIFFSTFFGGNDRTWATPSSTYADFADFAVSANIPQ comes from the coding sequence ATGATGCTGAAGCGGCGTAAGCTGTTGGTTTATTTCTCAGCGGGCACATTGCTTTCGGTAATGCCTGCTCTGAGAGCAAATAGTGGAACGCCTAGCCGAGGATCTTCCTCACTCTGGTCTGATAGTTTTGCCAACAAGGAGTGGATGGATAAATGGCATCTCAGGGAGCATGGTGATTGGGGGCTTAGTAATGCTCGAAGGATCAGTGATCCCAGCGGTCGCTTTTCTAAAATTCTCAGGGTGAGTTATCCAGCCAATTCCGCCAGCCCCACGGTGACCCGAGCCAGTGGTGCACCAGTAGGTGGTGCCCAGTTTTATGCAGATTTGGGCTTACCTCCCAGGGATTCTCTCTACTTGCGTTACTACGTCAAATTTGCCAGCAATTTCAGCTTTGTGAAAGGCGGCAAGCTACCAGGTCTTTTTGGCGGCAGGGTGAATAACGGCCGAAAGATTCCCGATGGAACCAATGGCTTTTCGACCCGGTTTATGTGGCGACGCCAAGGTGACGGCGAAGTCTACGCTTATCTGCCCACCAGCGAGGAGCGCGGCTCCTCTCTAGGCAGAGGCAACTGGCGTTTTCAACCCAATCGCTGGTATCGCTTAGAGCAAGCAGTGGTCTTAAATAAACCCAATGTTAAGGATGGGGTGATTCGGGTTTGGGTTGATGGCAAACTCGTGCTCTCAGAGAACGACCTACTGTTCCGAACTACCTCGGATCTCAAGATAGAAGGCATCTTTTTCTCTACCTTCTTTGGAGGCAATGACCGCACTTGGGCGACGCCTTCTTCAACTTACGCAGACTTCGCTGATTTTGCGGTCAGTGCCAATATCCCTCAGTGA
- a CDS encoding CPBP family intramembrane glutamic endopeptidase gives MHRMLIGWAGYPVLVRLVLFFVLLGVLWLPLAVPLYVLTGGGQLSGQLAVVSLYALLFVALYVWGRWVRAQLAPFKAYGLIWRGRAAQELGLGISFALLSLAGLFALEGSLGWLKFAVPPVVNWAGVGLNSVAVGLGVALAEELLFRGWLAGELARDYGTAGALLGSSVIYALLHFIKPIQAILESWPQFPGLCLLGLILICARLAGQGRLALPIGLHAGWVGSITAVNIVGLVHYTGAVPPLVTGIGNNPLAGLMGLSFLALILMLVLTRLALQGQDLHRAGQRLIS, from the coding sequence ATGCACCGAATGCTCATAGGCTGGGCTGGCTACCCGGTGCTGGTTCGACTGGTCTTGTTCTTTGTGCTACTTGGCGTGCTCTGGCTACCGTTGGCAGTTCCGCTGTATGTGCTAACCGGTGGTGGTCAGTTGTCGGGTCAGCTAGCGGTAGTCTCGCTCTATGCACTGCTGTTTGTAGCGCTTTATGTCTGGGGTCGCTGGGTTCGTGCCCAGTTGGCCCCTTTCAAAGCGTATGGGTTGATTTGGCGTGGACGGGCCGCACAAGAGCTTGGGCTGGGCATCAGCTTTGCACTGCTAAGCCTGGCAGGTCTGTTTGCCTTAGAAGGCTCTCTGGGCTGGTTGAAGTTTGCTGTGCCCCCCGTGGTGAACTGGGCAGGTGTAGGTTTAAATAGTGTGGCGGTTGGGCTGGGGGTAGCTCTCGCTGAGGAACTTTTGTTTCGCGGTTGGTTGGCTGGTGAGTTGGCGCGAGACTACGGTACGGCTGGAGCGCTGCTAGGCAGCAGCGTGATCTACGCACTGCTGCATTTTATCAAGCCAATACAGGCGATCTTGGAGAGCTGGCCACAGTTTCCAGGGCTTTGTTTACTGGGGCTAATCCTGATTTGTGCCCGTCTAGCAGGGCAAGGACGGCTGGCGCTGCCAATTGGTTTGCATGCGGGCTGGGTGGGCAGCATCACAGCAGTGAACATTGTGGGCCTAGTCCACTACACCGGTGCTGTGCCGCCTCTGGTAACCGGGATTGGCAATAATCCACTGGCGGGCCTGATGGGCCTAAGTTTCCTCGCGTTAATTCTGATGCTGGTTCTGACTCGCCTAGCACTACAGGGGCAGGATTTGCATAGAGCGGGACAAAGGCTGATCAGTTAG
- the clpS gene encoding ATP-dependent Clp protease adapter ClpS: protein MSTETIEQRSTARKLAPRYRVLLHNDDYNSMEYVVQVLMKTVPGMSQPQAIDIMMEAHNAGKALVITCVQEHAEFYCESLKSSGLSSTIEPAE from the coding sequence GTGTCTACTGAGACGATTGAACAGCGTTCAACTGCCCGGAAGCTCGCGCCGCGCTACCGGGTCTTGCTTCACAATGACGACTACAACTCCATGGAGTATGTGGTTCAAGTGCTGATGAAAACGGTGCCGGGTATGTCCCAGCCGCAAGCCATCGACATCATGATGGAAGCGCACAATGCTGGAAAAGCCTTGGTGATTACCTGTGTTCAGGAGCATGCAGAATTCTACTGCGAGTCGCTAAAGAGTAGCGGCCTGAGCAGCACGATTGAACCAGCTGAATAA
- a CDS encoding prohibitin family protein, translated as MQRRPEDLLNAYWPQLAIIGGLLLLLLVVVSQGLLLVQPGYEAVVFNRLTGLEPNTRATGIHLLIPLVEEPILYDIRTQTYTMAGRAEERAVADDSLTALTADGQRVDLDISVRYRLDPAQLPPLHRNTGPDFLNKIIRPASQAVVRNDVALYSAIGVYSGQRQELQERMEQDLGGLMGQEGLVLQSLLLRNVDFSREFQEAIEAKQIAEQEKERERYRVEQAQLQKQRRIVQAQGEAESLRLRGAALAQNPDVIRLEYVRRLPDDTQTILADPNVILNFSDFLSSQLPKVEQ; from the coding sequence ATGCAACGCCGTCCAGAAGATTTGCTCAACGCCTATTGGCCTCAGCTTGCCATTATTGGAGGGCTTTTGCTCCTGTTGCTAGTTGTAGTGAGCCAGGGCTTGTTGCTCGTGCAGCCAGGCTATGAGGCAGTCGTGTTTAACCGATTGACAGGGCTGGAGCCAAACACTCGCGCCACAGGCATTCATCTGCTGATCCCACTGGTGGAAGAGCCGATCCTCTACGACATTCGCACCCAGACCTACACCATGGCGGGGCGAGCCGAAGAGCGAGCGGTTGCTGACGATTCCCTGACCGCCCTGACTGCCGATGGCCAACGCGTCGATTTGGATATCTCCGTGCGCTATCGCCTTGACCCCGCCCAATTGCCTCCCCTGCACCGCAATACAGGGCCAGATTTTCTGAACAAAATTATTCGGCCCGCTTCTCAGGCCGTGGTGCGCAATGATGTTGCTCTCTATTCAGCGATTGGTGTCTACTCGGGTCAACGGCAGGAATTGCAGGAACGGATGGAGCAGGACTTAGGCGGCTTGATGGGGCAAGAAGGCTTAGTTCTCCAGAGCTTGCTGCTGCGTAATGTTGACTTCAGCCGTGAGTTTCAGGAGGCGATTGAGGCCAAGCAGATCGCCGAGCAAGAGAAAGAGCGCGAGCGCTATCGAGTCGAGCAGGCCCAACTGCAAAAACAACGGCGCATCGTTCAAGCTCAGGGCGAAGCAGAGTCATTGCGCTTACGAGGCGCAGCCTTAGCCCAGAACCCGGACGTCATTCGCCTAGAGTATGTGCGTCGCCTGCCGGACGACACGCAGACAATTTTGGCGGATCCCAACGTGATCCTCAACTTTAGTGATTTTTTGAGTTCTCAGTTGCCCAAAGTTGAGCAATAA
- the psaC gene encoding photosystem I iron-sulfur center protein PsaC — translation MSHSVKIYDTCIGCTQCVRACPTDVLEMVPWDGCKAQQIASSPRTEDCVGCKRCETACPTDFLSIRVYLGGETTRSMGLAY, via the coding sequence ATGTCTCATTCCGTCAAAATCTACGACACTTGCATCGGCTGCACACAGTGCGTCCGGGCTTGCCCGACCGACGTGCTGGAAATGGTGCCTTGGGATGGCTGCAAAGCGCAGCAAATTGCCTCTTCCCCTCGGACAGAGGACTGTGTTGGTTGCAAACGTTGCGAAACGGCTTGCCCCACCGACTTCCTCAGCATCCGGGTCTACCTGGGCGGTGAGACCACCCGTAGCATGGGCTTGGCTTACTAA